One genomic segment of Panicum virgatum strain AP13 chromosome 2N, P.virgatum_v5, whole genome shotgun sequence includes these proteins:
- the LOC120662301 gene encoding low molecular mass early light-inducible protein HV60, chloroplastic-like, protein MDVWAARGVAWQRTLVPVSTNVLSLYGRESPADVAPAVATTAPPVTGELAFPAPPIKLADTALARRKQPSIHSKRRKQAATQRAKPVSRSNLVPSLPVATRPLRSTAPCTTPTAATVMASLAFATAGARAGVLPVRVPAAAALAPRRRALVVRAQAEDAKPTTEETTAASSASPSPAPSTPLTAKPKAASPGLWDALAFSGPAPERINGRLAMVGFVSALAVEASRGGGLLSQAGSGSGLAWFAATAAVLSVASLVPVLRGESAESRSGGVMSADAELWNGRFAMLGLVALAVTEYISGAPFINA, encoded by the exons atGGATGTCTGGGCAGcacgtggcgtggcgtggcagcgcacgttagtgccggtcagcaCTAACGTGttgtcac TTTACGGCCGTGAATCTCCCGCCGACGTGGCCCCCGccgtcgccaccaccgcgccacCCGTCACGGGCGAGCTAGCTTTCCCAGCTCCCCCTATAAAGCTGGCCGACACGGCACTGGCACGTCGCAAGCAACCATCCATCCACAGCAAGAGAAGGAAGCAAGCAGCGACACAGCGAGCGAAACCCGTGTCTCGAAGCAACCTGGTGCCTAGCTTGCCAGTTGCCACTCGACCTCTCCGCTCCACCGCCCCGTGCACAACTCCAACGGCAGCCACGGTGATGGCCTCCCTCGccttcgccaccgccggcgcgcgtgccggcgtcctccccgtccgcgtcccggcggccgccgcgctcgcgccgcGCCGACGCGCCCTGGTCGTCAGAGCCCAGGCCGAGGATGCTAAGCCAACAACGGAGGAGACAACCGCGGCGTCCTCGGCCTCGCCTTCTCCGGCGCCCTCCACTCCCCTGACGGCGAAGCCCAAGGCGGCGAGCCCCGGGCTGTGGGACGCGCTGGCGTTCAGCGGCCCGGCCCCCGAGCGCATCAACGGGCGGCTCGCCATGGTGGGTTTCGTGtccgcgctcgccgtcgaggCGTCCCGCGGCGGGGGCCTCCTCTCGCAGGCCGGCAGCGGGTCCGGGCTGGCCTGGTTCGCGGCCACGGCCGCCGTGCTCTCCGTGGCGTCCCTAGTGCCGGTCCTCAGGGGGGAGAGCGCCGAGtcccgcagcggcggcgtcatGAGCGCCGACGCCGAGCTCTGGAACGGCCGCTTCGCCATGCTCGGGCTCGTGGCGCTCGCCGTCACCGAGTACATCTCCGGCGCGCCCTTCATCAACGCGTAG
- the LOC120658692 gene encoding DNA repair protein RAD50-like → MKTNLDELRRLQGQIRTKATERSTLFTLQQQQYAALSEENEDTDEELMEWKTKFEERIAILETKISKLGREMDDEAATSSSLPQIISELTHEIGKLQAEADAHISIKQERDSDIKRIFTKHNFGPVPKFLWSLATLRACFILHCF, encoded by the exons ATGAAAACAAATTTGGATGAACTGAGAAGACTTCAGGGGCAAATTAGAACCAAAGCAACAGAGAGAAGTACATTATTTAcacttcagcagcagcagtatgCTGCACTTTCTGAGGAAAATGAAG ATACTGATGAGGAACTAATGGAATGGaaaacaaaatttgaagaaaGGATTGCAATACTAGAAACAAAAATCAGTAAACTAGGTAGAGAGATGGATGATGAAGCAGCAACGAGCTCCTCACTGCCCCAGATAATCTCTGAATTAACACATGAAATAGGAAAGCTCCAAGCAGAAGCTGAT GCTCACATATCTATTAAGCAGGAACGAGACTCAGACATCAAAAGGATATTCACCAAACATAATTTTGGGCCAGTTCCAAAATTTCTATGGAGTTTGGCCACATTGCGAGCTTGCTTTATTCTGCATTGTTTTTAG